The Agrococcus carbonis sequence GCAGGGCATCGACGCCTGGGAGAAGGCGTACGTGCGGATGGGCGGTGAACCCGAGCTCGTGCTCGTGCCGCGCCTACTCGAAGCCGTGCGGCGCCAGCTCGGTCAGCAGGTTGGTGAGCTCCGCCAGCCCCCATGGCTGCCGGAGCAGCCGGGGGGCGACACGACGCCTGTCGGCATCCCCACACGCGTGTTCCCGCAGTGGCTGCGCTGCACCGGCTGCGACCTGCTCGCGTCCGTCTCACAAAACAAGTTTGCTTTCGAGAACACGCGCAAGCATCGTCCCGACCTCGCCCGCTTCGTGCACCGCAAGTGCAAGGGACGCTTCAAGGGCGACGGACGGGACCGCGTTGCCGTGCCGGCGCGCTACCTCATCGCCTGCACGAATGGCCACCTCGACGAGTTCCCCTACGAAGCCTGGGTGCACGGCGCTGACAGCCATCGGAAGGAGTGCGTGCCGACCCCGCAGCTGCGGATGATGGAGTGGCGCTCCAACCTCGGCCCGCAGGTGTCGATCAAGTGCGTGCAGTGCGGGACCACGCGCAACATCGCCGAACTCACCCGCGGCAGCGATGCTGTCCTCCCCGACTGCCGGGGACGCCATCCGCACCTCCCCACGTTCGCCTCTGCGGACGAGCCGTGTGGCGGCGAGGTGCGGCTGATGCTGCTTGGAGCGGCGAACCAGTGGTTCCCGGCGACGATCAGCGTGCTCGTGCTGCCTTCGCGCAAGCAGCCGAAGCCGACGGACATCGTCGACGAGGTGCTCGGACTGCCGCCCGCTCAGATCGCGAAGCTGAGGTCGGTTGGCGACGTGAACGGCTGGCGCAAGTTCGCGCCCGACAACATGGTGGCCAAGTTCACGGGCATCTCGGACGACGACCTCTGGCACGCGATCCGGATCGCGAGGGGCGACGTGCCTGCGCCTGCACCGGCTGCTGCGACGGGGCCCACCGGCTACGACCCGAACCACCTGCTGGTGCCGGAGTGGAACACGCTCACGCACCCCGACGAGTTCCTCGCCGAGGATCGACGCAACGGTTTCAAGGTCCACCCCGTGCCTGTGGCTCTCAGCCTCGGATCGGTCGTGCAAGAAGTCGTGGCGGTCGATCGCATCCGCAAGGCGAACGCCTTCATCGGCTTCACACGCATCGACGCGCTGGACCGAGTGGGCGACGAGGCCGCGCGCATCGCGCCGATCGCGATCTCCGGCAAGCCGAAGTGGGCGCCCGCGACCGAGGACCGCGGCGAGGGCGTCTTCATCCGCTTCTCGGAGCAGGACGTCGCCGCGTGGGAGTCGAAGGTGCTCGACAGCTCCGTGTGGGCGGACCACGTCGCCGCGCACGAGCGAAACCTCGCACGCCGACAGAGCACGACGGCGGTGGAACTCGACGCCGAGGAGAGGATGCCTCCACCTCGCTACTGGGCGTTGCACACGATCTCGCACCTGCTCATCCGCGAGATGGCGATGTCGAGCGGGTATGGCTCCGCTTCGCTTTCTGAGCGCATCTACGCGTGGCGGGACTCGGACGGCCGCGACCCCGCTGCGGGAATTCTCATCACCACCACCTCGCCCGACAGCGAGGGGACGCTTGGCGGACTCGTCGATCTCGCTCGCACCGACCGACTGGAGGAGGTCGTTCACGAGGCCCTGCACAGAGCGCAGCGCTGCTCGTCGGATCCGATCTGCGCGCACCGCGTGCCGAAGGACCAGGAGGACTTCCTCCACGGCGCGGCGTGCCACTTCTGCGCGTTCCTCTCCGAGACTTCGTGCGAGCGCGCCAACCGCTTCCTCGACCGCCGGTTCGCGCTCGACCTGCACTCGGGATCGCGCGATGTGACCCCCCTGCTCGGCGGCGTGGACCTGAAGGTCGGGGCCTAAGATGGCTGGGGCGCTTGAGCGCCTTGCGCGAGCTTTATCACCCTCGACCGCGGTGAAGCTCGCCTCGAGCCTTGAGATCGACGGGAGCCACTCGAAGGCTTCGGCGAGTCTGCCCGACGCGACGAAGCCGCTGCTGCAGGCCGCCTTCGTAGAAGTCGGGTCGGATGCTCTGGCCGACGCGCTGCGTGGCTTCGCCGCGGCGGCAGCCGCGAACACCGTCGACCTCCGGCCCGTGTGGAGCGGCCCTACGTTCCAGGGCGATGGAGACCACACGACAGCTGCACTCGCCCACATCGTCGACGAGGCGACAGAGGAAGTGTTCGCCTCGACCTATTCGGCGAGTTCGGGCTCGTTGTACATGCAGGCGCTCTGGCGAGCGGTCTCGCGCGGCGTCAAGGTGACGGTCTTGCTGGAGCCCACGCTCAATGACGGCAAGACGGCGGCGTGGATCCAGAAGAAGTTGCTGGGCGCGCGCTTTCTGGGCTTCAACCCGGGCCCGGATGGAGGCATTCAACACTCCAAGGTCGTCATCGTCGACTCCCACATCGCCTTCATCACGAGCGCCAATCTCTCGGAGGCGGCGCACGAGCGCAATCTCGAGGCCGGGGTCATCATCCGCGACGCCGGTTTCGCGTCATCGTTGAGGCAGCGCTTCGCCGCGCTGCGGGGTGCAGGGCACCTCTATCCCATCGGCGAATCGGCGGCCTGAGCCAACCCGAGCGCCGCTGCAGCTTCTTGCGCTGACGAGCTTCGCGTGCAACGATGCAGCGTTGTGGTGCTACGCCATAGCGAGCGCAACATCGCTTGGATGTACTTCCTTCAGCGCCAGAAGGCATTACGGGCTCTTCGCAGTTGACGGTGTAGGCGTTCGGGTCGCGTCGGTTCGGGGATAGGGGTCGAGGTCTTCCAGGATGGAAGTTCCTACACTCACCGTCCGAAAGACCTCGACGTGCTCAACGCTACCTTCGACGCGCCCTGCCTCACCACGTTCTGCCGACTCGACGAGCTCGGTCTGGTGGCGACCGGGCAGCGGCTTGAGCCGGATCGGGCGGTGCTGTCGTGCCGGGTCGTGGAAGCGGACGACTGGTGCCTCTGGTGCGGGTGTCAGGGCGTGCTGCGCGATACGGTCACGCGCCGGTTGGCGCACGCGCCGTTCGGGCACCGG is a genomic window containing:
- the drmC gene encoding DISARM system phospholipase D-like protein DrmC; the protein is MAGALERLARALSPSTAVKLASSLEIDGSHSKASASLPDATKPLLQAAFVEVGSDALADALRGFAAAAAANTVDLRPVWSGPTFQGDGDHTTAALAHIVDEATEEVFASTYSASSGSLYMQALWRAVSRGVKVTVLLEPTLNDGKTAAWIQKKLLGARFLGFNPGPDGGIQHSKVVIVDSHIAFITSANLSEAAHERNLEAGVIIRDAGFASSLRQRFAALRGAGHLYPIGESAA
- the drmB gene encoding DUF1998 domain-containing protein yields the protein MTDATASAVVEDSAPGEGAVGVAGVVADPFVDTAKKSPNRARVGSIRPNAMLYTSGIGASVDLPHLAVMPQGIDAWEKAYVRMGGEPELVLVPRLLEAVRRQLGQQVGELRQPPWLPEQPGGDTTPVGIPTRVFPQWLRCTGCDLLASVSQNKFAFENTRKHRPDLARFVHRKCKGRFKGDGRDRVAVPARYLIACTNGHLDEFPYEAWVHGADSHRKECVPTPQLRMMEWRSNLGPQVSIKCVQCGTTRNIAELTRGSDAVLPDCRGRHPHLPTFASADEPCGGEVRLMLLGAANQWFPATISVLVLPSRKQPKPTDIVDEVLGLPPAQIAKLRSVGDVNGWRKFAPDNMVAKFTGISDDDLWHAIRIARGDVPAPAPAAATGPTGYDPNHLLVPEWNTLTHPDEFLAEDRRNGFKVHPVPVALSLGSVVQEVVAVDRIRKANAFIGFTRIDALDRVGDEAARIAPIAISGKPKWAPATEDRGEGVFIRFSEQDVAAWESKVLDSSVWADHVAAHERNLARRQSTTAVELDAEERMPPPRYWALHTISHLLIREMAMSSGYGSASLSERIYAWRDSDGRDPAAGILITTTSPDSEGTLGGLVDLARTDRLEEVVHEALHRAQRCSSDPICAHRVPKDQEDFLHGAACHFCAFLSETSCERANRFLDRRFALDLHSGSRDVTPLLGGVDLKVGA